Proteins from a genomic interval of Pseudomonas paeninsulae:
- the hemF gene encoding oxygen-dependent coproporphyrinogen oxidase, giving the protein MSDRTEAVKAYLLDLQDRICAALQAEDGGAEFFEDSWQRPAGGGGRTRVIENGALIEKGGVNFSHVFGSGLPPSASAHRPELAGRGFEALGVSLVIHPENPYVPTSHANVRFFNAEKEGEEPVWWFGGGFDLTPYYANEEDCVHWHRVAFEACAPFGAEVYPRFKAWCDRYFQIKHRGEPRGIGGLFFDDLNQWDFDTSFAFIRAIGDAYLAAYLPIVQRRKLTPYGEREREFQALRRGRYVEFNLVYDRGTLFGLQSGGRTESILMSLPPHVRWDYDWKAEPGSEEARLTEYFLTDRDWLAGH; this is encoded by the coding sequence GTGAGTGACCGTACTGAGGCCGTAAAGGCCTATCTGCTGGACCTGCAAGACCGTATTTGCGCCGCCCTGCAAGCCGAGGACGGTGGCGCCGAGTTCTTCGAGGATAGCTGGCAGCGCCCGGCCGGCGGCGGTGGCCGCACGCGGGTGATCGAGAATGGCGCACTGATCGAAAAGGGCGGAGTCAACTTCTCCCATGTGTTTGGCAGCGGTCTGCCGCCTTCGGCCAGCGCCCATCGGCCGGAGTTGGCTGGCCGCGGTTTCGAGGCGCTCGGCGTGTCCCTGGTGATCCACCCGGAAAACCCCTACGTGCCCACCTCCCATGCCAACGTGCGCTTCTTCAACGCTGAGAAGGAAGGCGAGGAGCCGGTCTGGTGGTTCGGTGGTGGCTTCGACCTGACCCCTTATTACGCCAACGAAGAAGATTGCGTGCACTGGCACCGGGTCGCCTTTGAGGCCTGCGCGCCCTTTGGCGCCGAGGTCTACCCGCGCTTCAAGGCCTGGTGCGACCGCTACTTCCAGATCAAGCACCGCGGCGAACCGCGCGGTATCGGCGGCCTGTTCTTCGACGACCTCAACCAGTGGGACTTCGACACCAGCTTCGCCTTCATTCGCGCGATCGGCGACGCCTATCTCGCGGCTTACCTGCCCATCGTGCAGCGGCGCAAGCTGACCCCCTACGGCGAGCGCGAGCGCGAGTTTCAGGCGTTGCGCCGCGGCCGCTACGTCGAATTCAACCTGGTCTACGACCGCGGCACCCTGTTCGGCCTGCAGTCCGGCGGGCGCACCGAGTCGATCCTGATGTCGCTGCCGCCGCACGTGCGCTGGGATTACGACTGGAAGGCCGAGCCGGGCAGCGAAGAGGCGCGCCTGACCGAGTATTTCCTGACCGACCGTGACTGGCTGGCGGGGCATTAA
- the dprA gene encoding DNA-processing protein DprA — protein MAQCPSHCISPAELEARLRLHSLPELGPRRFRKLLSAFDSASAALSAPASAWRSLGLPAACAEPRRSSEVREHAAAALAWLDADQHHLLMWDDPTYPGLLAELGDAPPLLYVAGDPGLLEQPQLAMVGSRRASRPGLDTAHSFARSLAAGGFVITSGLALGIDGAAHQGALDVAGKTIAVLGTGLQRLYPARHRQLAADIVEHGGALVSELPLDCPPHASNFPRRNRIISGLSLGVLVVEASPSSGSLITARLAAEQGREVYAIPGSIHHPGARGCHQLIRDGAVLVESIEHILEALRGWQLQPPLANQTRPAQRFEHPLLDLLHAAPHSSEALAAVSGWPLSQVLAALTELELDGHIACEAGRWVGRVR, from the coding sequence ATGGCGCAATGCCCCAGCCACTGCATTTCCCCTGCCGAACTCGAAGCCCGCCTGCGTCTGCACAGCCTGCCGGAGCTTGGGCCGCGGCGTTTTCGCAAATTGCTCAGCGCTTTTGATAGTGCCTCCGCGGCCCTCAGTGCGCCAGCCAGCGCCTGGCGTTCGCTGGGTTTGCCGGCCGCCTGCGCGGAGCCTCGACGCAGCAGCGAGGTGCGTGAGCACGCCGCTGCTGCCCTGGCCTGGCTGGACGCTGACCAGCATCATCTGTTGATGTGGGATGACCCGACTTACCCGGGCTTGCTCGCCGAACTCGGCGATGCACCGCCTTTGCTCTATGTGGCTGGCGATCCGGGGTTGCTCGAGCAGCCGCAACTGGCCATGGTCGGCAGTCGCCGCGCCTCACGGCCCGGACTGGATACCGCGCACAGCTTCGCCCGCAGCCTGGCCGCCGGTGGCTTCGTGATCACCAGCGGCCTGGCGCTGGGCATCGACGGCGCTGCCCATCAAGGTGCACTGGATGTGGCAGGCAAAACCATCGCGGTACTCGGCACCGGTTTGCAGCGCCTGTATCCGGCGCGGCACCGGCAGTTGGCCGCGGACATCGTCGAGCATGGTGGCGCGTTGGTGTCGGAGTTGCCACTGGATTGCCCGCCGCATGCGAGCAATTTCCCTCGGCGCAACCGCATCATCAGTGGCCTGTCCCTCGGCGTGCTGGTGGTCGAGGCCAGCCCGTCCAGCGGCTCGCTGATCACCGCGCGGCTGGCGGCCGAGCAAGGCCGCGAGGTCTATGCCATTCCCGGTTCGATCCACCATCCGGGTGCGCGCGGTTGTCATCAGTTGATCCGCGATGGCGCCGTGCTGGTGGAAAGCATTGAGCATATTCTCGAAGCGCTGCGCGGCTGGCAGCTGCAGCCGCCGTTGGCGAACCAGACGAGGCCGGCCCAGCGCTTCGAGCACCCGCTGCTCGACTTGTTGCATGCGGCGCCACACAGCAGTGAGGCCCTGGCAGCGGTCAGCGGTTGGCCGTTGTCGCAGGTGTTGGCGGCCCTCACCGAGCTGGAGCTGGACGGCCATATAGCCTGCGAAGCTGGGCGCTGGGTGGGCCGCGTCCGCTAG
- the betC gene encoding choline-sulfatase, translating into MKRPNILFIMADQMAAPLLPIHDPASPIKMPNLVRLAETGVVFDSAYCNSPLCAPSRFTLVSGQLPSKIGAYDNAADFPGDVPTYAHYLRNLGYHTALSGKMHFCGPDQLHGYEERLTSDIYPADYGWAVNWDAPEERLSWYHNMSSVLQAGPTVRTNQLDFDEEVVFKAQQYLYNHVRENAEQPFCLTVSMTHPHDPYCIPEEFWSLYRDEDIPLPGVNIDQQDLDPHSQRILKVIDLWGKDLPEEKIRDARRAYFGACSYIDANIGKLLKTLGDCGLADDTIIVFSGDHGDMLGERGLWYKMHWFEMAARVPFVVHAPSQFAAHRVSQSMSTADLLPTLVELAGGSLDHSLPLDGRSLLPHLQGSGGHDEVLGEYMGEGTNSPLMMIRRGDWKFIYSEVDPLLLFNVANDPKELENLAQSPDHQGLLAEFLEDARQRWDMPTIHQATLASQRRRRFVAESLTKGKLKSWDHQPMVDASQQYMRNHIDLDDLERRARYPQV; encoded by the coding sequence ATGAAACGCCCGAATATCCTCTTCATCATGGCCGACCAGATGGCCGCGCCGCTCCTGCCGATCCATGATCCGGCCTCGCCGATCAAGATGCCCAACCTGGTGCGCCTGGCCGAAACGGGCGTGGTTTTCGATTCAGCCTATTGCAACAGCCCGCTCTGTGCACCGTCGCGCTTCACCCTGGTCAGCGGCCAGCTGCCGAGCAAGATCGGCGCCTACGACAACGCCGCCGATTTCCCCGGCGACGTGCCGACCTATGCCCACTACCTGCGCAACCTCGGTTATCACACGGCGCTGTCCGGCAAGATGCACTTCTGTGGCCCGGACCAGCTACATGGCTACGAAGAGCGCCTGACCAGCGACATTTACCCGGCCGACTACGGCTGGGCGGTGAACTGGGACGCACCCGAAGAGCGTCTGAGCTGGTACCACAACATGTCCTCGGTATTGCAAGCCGGCCCCACCGTGCGCACCAACCAGCTGGATTTCGATGAAGAGGTGGTGTTCAAGGCCCAGCAGTACCTCTACAACCATGTGCGCGAGAACGCCGAGCAGCCGTTCTGCCTGACCGTGTCGATGACTCACCCGCACGACCCCTACTGCATCCCGGAAGAGTTCTGGAGCCTGTACCGCGACGAGGACATCCCGTTGCCGGGGGTCAACATCGACCAGCAGGACCTCGACCCGCACTCGCAGCGCATCCTCAAGGTCATCGACCTGTGGGGCAAGGACCTGCCCGAGGAGAAGATCAGGGACGCGCGGCGCGCCTATTTCGGTGCCTGCAGTTATATCGACGCGAATATCGGCAAGCTGCTGAAAACCCTGGGTGACTGTGGCCTGGCCGACGACACCATCATCGTGTTCTCCGGCGACCACGGCGACATGCTTGGCGAGCGCGGCCTCTGGTACAAGATGCACTGGTTCGAGATGGCCGCACGGGTGCCCTTCGTGGTCCATGCACCGAGCCAATTTGCCGCGCACCGGGTCAGCCAGTCGATGTCCACCGCCGACCTGCTGCCAACCCTGGTTGAGCTGGCCGGCGGCTCGCTGGACCACAGCCTGCCACTCGATGGCCGTTCCTTGCTGCCCCACTTGCAAGGCAGCGGCGGGCATGACGAAGTGCTCGGCGAGTACATGGGCGAAGGCACCAACAGCCCGCTGATGATGATCCGCCGCGGCGATTGGAAGTTTATCTACTCTGAAGTGGACCCGTTGCTGTTGTTCAACGTGGCCAATGACCCGAAAGAGCTGGAAAACCTGGCCCAGTCGCCCGATCACCAGGGTCTGCTCGCCGAGTTCCTCGAGGACGCACGCCAGCGCTGGGACATGCCCACGATCCATCAGGCCACTCTCGCCAGCCAGCGGCGTCGACGTTTCGTCGCCGAGTCACTGACCAAGGGCAAGCTGAAGAGCTGGGACCATCAACCCATGGTCGATGCCAGCCAGCAATACATGCGCAACCACATCGATCTCGATGATCTGGAGCGGCGTGCCCGCTACCCCCAGGTATGA
- the aroE gene encoding shikimate dehydrogenase: MDRYGVFGNPIGHSKSPLIHRLFAAQTGEQLSYETLLAPLDDFGGFARRFFALGKGANVTVPFKEQAFQLADSLSARARRAGAVNTLKKLDDGSLLGDNTDGAGLVRDLTVNAGFALRGKRILLLGAGGAVRGVLEPFLAEQPATLVIANRTVQKAEQLAREFADLGPVVASGFDWIDAPVDLIINGTSASLTGELPPIAASLIEPGHTLCYDMMYGKEPTAFNRWAAEQGAARTLDGLGMLVEQAAEAFFLWRGVRPDSAPVLAELRRQLA, encoded by the coding sequence ATGGACCGCTACGGCGTTTTCGGCAACCCCATCGGCCACAGCAAGTCGCCGCTGATTCATCGCCTGTTCGCCGCACAGACCGGCGAGCAGCTGAGCTACGAGACGTTGCTCGCACCCTTGGACGACTTCGGCGGTTTCGCCCGGCGCTTCTTCGCCCTGGGCAAGGGCGCTAACGTCACCGTGCCGTTCAAGGAACAGGCCTTCCAGCTGGCCGACAGCCTGAGTGCTCGGGCCCGCCGTGCTGGTGCGGTGAATACCTTGAAGAAGCTGGATGACGGCAGCCTGCTCGGCGACAACACCGACGGCGCCGGGCTGGTGCGTGACCTGACCGTGAACGCCGGCTTCGCCCTGCGCGGCAAACGCATCCTCCTGCTGGGTGCCGGCGGGGCCGTGCGTGGCGTGCTCGAACCCTTCCTGGCCGAGCAGCCGGCGACTCTGGTGATCGCCAACCGCACGGTGCAGAAGGCCGAACAGCTGGCCCGCGAGTTCGCCGACCTGGGGCCGGTGGTGGCCAGCGGCTTCGACTGGATCGACGCACCAGTCGACCTGATCATCAACGGCACCTCGGCCAGCCTGACCGGCGAGCTACCACCGATTGCCGCGAGCCTGATCGAGCCGGGTCATACGCTGTGCTACGACATGATGTACGGCAAAGAGCCCACCGCGTTCAACCGCTGGGCCGCCGAGCAGGGCGCGGCGCGCACCCTGGATGGCCTGGGCATGTTGGTTGAGCAAGCCGCCGAAGCGTTCTTCCTCTGGCGCGGTGTGCGCCCGGACAGCGCGCCGGTGTTGGCCGAGTTGCGTCGTCAGCTGGCCTGA
- the choX gene encoding choline ABC transporter substrate-binding protein — protein sequence MAAGTLPAQAEDAQCATVKLGDPGWSDIAVTNGIASFLLDGLGYKAQTQILAVPIIFAGLQKGQVDAFLGNWMPAQQSNYDKFVSSGEVAKLAQNLSGTEYTLAVPTYAYEAGVKTFADLDKFADKFNNKLYGIASGSPANESIRKMIEVDEFGLGDWKLVESSEQAMLVQVGRAVKRDQFVVFLGWTPHPMNVNYDIKYLKGGEKYFGESGSVNTLARKDYAAQCPNVSKLLSNLSFTQDMENSIMNQVLSKQASNTEAVKAWFKANPAVLDSWLQGVTTRDGGDAMAAVKAKL from the coding sequence ATGGCCGCCGGCACCTTGCCAGCCCAGGCCGAAGACGCCCAATGCGCCACGGTGAAACTCGGCGATCCGGGCTGGAGCGACATCGCGGTGACCAACGGCATCGCCAGCTTCCTGCTCGATGGCCTGGGCTACAAGGCCCAAACCCAGATCCTGGCCGTGCCGATCATCTTCGCCGGCCTGCAGAAGGGCCAGGTCGATGCCTTCCTCGGCAACTGGATGCCGGCGCAACAGAGCAACTACGACAAGTTTGTCAGCAGCGGTGAGGTGGCCAAGCTGGCGCAGAACCTCAGCGGCACCGAATACACCCTGGCAGTGCCGACCTACGCCTATGAGGCTGGCGTGAAGACCTTTGCTGACCTCGACAAGTTCGCCGACAAGTTCAACAACAAGCTCTACGGCATCGCCTCGGGCTCGCCGGCCAACGAGTCGATCCGCAAGATGATCGAAGTCGACGAGTTCGGCCTGGGTGACTGGAAACTGGTGGAATCCAGTGAACAGGCAATGCTGGTGCAAGTCGGGCGCGCGGTGAAACGCGACCAGTTCGTGGTGTTCCTTGGTTGGACCCCGCACCCGATGAACGTCAACTACGACATCAAGTACCTCAAGGGCGGCGAAAAGTATTTTGGCGAAAGCGGCAGCGTCAACACCCTGGCCCGCAAGGACTATGCGGCGCAATGCCCGAACGTCAGTAAGCTGCTGAGCAACTTGAGCTTCACTCAAGACATGGAGAACAGCATCATGAACCAGGTGCTGAGCAAGCAGGCGAGCAACACCGAGGCGGTCAAGGCTTGGTTCAAGGCCAACCCGGCGGTGCTCGACAGCTGGCTCCAAGGTGTCACCACCCGCGATGGCGGCGACGCGATGGCGGCGGTCAAAGCTAAGCTTTGA
- a CDS encoding NADPH:quinone reductase — MAKRIQFSSHGGPEVLEYRDYQPASPGPYEVRVQNQAIGLNFIDTYFRSGLYPPPALPSGLGTEGAGIVEAVGAQVSQFQVGDRVAYATGPLGAYSELHVLPVGKLVKLPDAISFEQAAAVMLKGLTVQYLLRQVFPLQGGETILFHAAAGGVGSFACQWAKALGVQLIGTVSSAEKAARAMEQGAWATIDYSREDVVQRVLALTDGKKCPVVYDGVGKDTWETSLDCVAPRGLLVSFGNASGAVSGVNLGILAQKGSLFVTRPTLAGYADTPERLQMMADELFKMIENGRLKVDISNRYALKDAATAQAALSARQTTGSTILLP, encoded by the coding sequence ATGGCCAAGCGTATTCAATTCAGCAGCCACGGCGGCCCCGAAGTCCTCGAGTACCGCGACTACCAGCCTGCTTCTCCCGGCCCCTACGAGGTCCGCGTGCAGAACCAGGCGATCGGCCTGAACTTCATCGACACCTACTTCCGCAGCGGCCTGTATCCGCCACCGGCCCTGCCGTCAGGTCTGGGCACCGAAGGCGCCGGCATCGTCGAGGCAGTCGGCGCGCAGGTCAGCCAGTTCCAGGTCGGCGACCGCGTGGCCTATGCCACCGGTCCGCTGGGTGCCTACAGCGAACTGCACGTGCTGCCGGTCGGCAAGCTGGTAAAACTGCCAGACGCCATCAGCTTCGAGCAGGCCGCGGCGGTGATGCTCAAGGGCCTGACCGTGCAGTACCTGCTGCGCCAGGTATTTCCACTGCAGGGCGGCGAAACCATCCTGTTCCATGCCGCCGCCGGTGGCGTCGGCTCCTTCGCCTGCCAGTGGGCCAAAGCCCTGGGGGTGCAACTGATCGGCACCGTCAGCTCGGCCGAGAAAGCCGCGCGGGCCATGGAGCAGGGCGCCTGGGCGACCATCGACTACAGCCGCGAGGACGTAGTCCAGCGCGTGCTGGCGCTGACCGACGGCAAGAAATGCCCGGTGGTGTATGACGGCGTCGGCAAGGACACCTGGGAAACCTCGCTGGACTGCGTCGCCCCGCGCGGCCTGCTGGTCAGCTTTGGCAATGCCTCGGGTGCGGTGAGCGGAGTCAACCTGGGCATCCTCGCGCAGAAGGGTTCGCTGTTCGTCACCCGGCCGACCCTGGCTGGCTACGCCGACACCCCCGAGCGCCTGCAAATGATGGCCGACGAGCTGTTCAAGATGATCGAAAACGGACGGCTCAAGGTCGATATCAGCAACCGCTATGCACTCAAGGACGCCGCCACCGCGCAGGCCGCCCTGAGCGCTCGGCAGACCACCGGTTCGACCATTCTGCTGCCGTAG
- the pbpG gene encoding D-alanyl-D-alanine endopeptidase — protein sequence MKIRHSIVSLLLICSSLVVASNSLAAAKTPTQQLAAGSALLVDLKTNQVLYSSNPDMVVPIASVTKLMTAMVALDAKLPLDQQLPIVIRDTAEMRGVFSRVRVGSEVSRRDMLLLAMMSSENRAAASLAHHYPGGHVAFIAAMNAKARALGMSRSHFVEPTGLSQHNVSTANDLVLLLKATQQYPLISELSTTREKTVAFHKPNYTLGFRNTNALVRKDNWSVQVTKTGFTNAAGHCLVMRTQMAGKSVAFVVLDAFGKYTHMADANRLKRWLETGKVTPVPAAAISYRQQKMAQRQLQAAQP from the coding sequence GTGAAAATCCGTCATTCGATAGTCAGTCTGCTGCTGATCTGCAGCAGCCTTGTAGTTGCCTCGAACAGCCTGGCCGCCGCCAAGACCCCGACCCAGCAGCTTGCTGCCGGCAGTGCTCTATTGGTCGACCTGAAGACCAACCAGGTGCTCTATTCCAGCAATCCTGACATGGTCGTACCGATCGCCTCGGTGACCAAGCTGATGACCGCCATGGTCGCGCTGGATGCCAAGTTGCCGCTGGACCAGCAATTGCCGATCGTGATCCGCGACACCGCAGAGATGCGCGGCGTGTTCTCGCGGGTGCGAGTGGGCAGCGAGGTCAGTCGTCGCGACATGCTCCTGCTGGCCATGATGTCGTCGGAAAACCGTGCGGCGGCCAGCCTGGCGCACCATTATCCGGGTGGTCATGTGGCCTTTATCGCGGCGATGAATGCCAAGGCCCGGGCCTTGGGTATGAGCCGCAGCCACTTCGTCGAGCCAACCGGGTTGTCGCAGCACAACGTCTCCACCGCCAACGACCTGGTGCTGCTGCTCAAGGCCACTCAGCAGTACCCGCTGATCAGCGAGCTGAGCACTACCCGGGAAAAAACCGTGGCCTTTCATAAACCCAACTACACCCTGGGCTTTCGCAACACCAACGCCCTGGTGCGCAAGGACAACTGGAGCGTGCAGGTGACCAAGACCGGCTTCACCAATGCGGCGGGTCATTGTTTGGTCATGCGCACGCAGATGGCCGGCAAATCGGTGGCTTTCGTGGTGCTGGACGCCTTCGGCAAATACACCCACATGGCCGACGCCAACCGCCTGAAGCGCTGGCTGGAAACCGGCAAGGTCACTCCGGTGCCAGCCGCAGCGATCAGCTACCGCCAGCAGAAGATGGCGCAACGGCAGCTGCAGGCGGCGCAGCCCTAA
- a CDS encoding choline sulfate utilization transcriptional regulator, producing MFESIEGVSLDVLRVFESAARHLSFTAAASELGSSQPAISQQIKRLEQQLATRLFDRVYRGIVLTEGGELLLRYVRSGLESLDAGLMAVTARQQHEVLQVATDFAFAAYWLMPRLPRFHQIHPEVDVSLISSARDLGTLPSDIDVAIAFGDGRFKHGEAHLLFHEEVFPVCSPQLLKGRSLPLAPTALAELPLLHLRPEIRSRWFDWNGLFREFDIADTPSLGMLRFDNYTLLIQAAIAGQGVAIGWRHLVDELLAQDLLCRVCVGEVRSEFGYYVVLPERKRRQRLTQQFVDWLKLELTREAPPV from the coding sequence ATGTTTGAGAGTATTGAGGGCGTGTCTCTGGACGTGTTGCGGGTGTTCGAGTCCGCCGCCCGCCATCTGAGTTTCACTGCGGCGGCGAGCGAGCTGGGCAGCAGCCAGCCGGCGATCAGCCAGCAGATCAAGCGTCTGGAGCAGCAGCTGGCGACCCGTCTGTTTGATCGGGTCTATCGCGGCATCGTCCTTACCGAGGGCGGTGAGTTGTTGCTGCGCTATGTGCGGAGCGGCCTGGAGTCGCTCGACGCCGGCCTGATGGCAGTCACCGCCCGGCAGCAGCACGAGGTCTTGCAGGTGGCCACCGATTTCGCCTTCGCCGCCTATTGGCTGATGCCGCGCCTGCCGCGTTTTCATCAGATCCACCCCGAGGTGGACGTCAGCCTGATCAGCAGTGCGCGTGACCTGGGGACCCTACCTTCGGATATCGACGTCGCCATCGCCTTCGGCGACGGTCGTTTCAAACATGGCGAGGCCCATCTGTTGTTTCACGAGGAGGTGTTTCCGGTGTGCAGTCCGCAATTGCTCAAGGGGCGGAGCTTGCCTCTGGCGCCGACGGCACTGGCCGAGCTACCCCTGCTGCACCTGCGGCCGGAGATTCGTTCGCGCTGGTTCGACTGGAACGGCCTGTTCCGTGAGTTCGACATCGCCGATACGCCGAGCCTGGGTATGTTGCGTTTCGACAACTACACCCTGCTGATCCAGGCGGCGATTGCCGGCCAGGGCGTGGCCATCGGCTGGCGCCATCTGGTCGACGAATTGCTGGCCCAGGACCTGCTCTGCCGGGTCTGTGTCGGCGAGGTTCGTTCCGAGTTCGGCTACTACGTGGTGCTGCCCGAGCGCAAACGTCGCCAGCGCCTGACTCAGCAGTTCGTCGACTGGCTCAAGCTGGAACTGACACGGGAAGCCCCGCCGGTCTGA
- a CDS encoding SulP family inorganic anion transporter, whose amino-acid sequence MQRPNRQTLLPFLRWLPNTSRRSLGNDLLVGLSGAILALPQSIAYALIAGLPAEYGLYAAIVPVIIACLWGSSWHLICGPTAAISIVLFTSVSPLATPGSDDFIALILLLTFLAGLFQWLLGMLRFGALVNFVSHSVVLGFTLGAATVIVLGQLPNLLGISMPSQATALATLLSLGEHLLETDWRSLALALFTLGVSLLVRKLWPRMPALLFGIVAGSLAVLAWPAQLSGIALVSAFDGQLPPFRPLTFELSNILKLLPAAVACGMLGLVTSLSIARALASKSQQFLDANQEVRAQGLSNLIGPWFSASLSAGSFTRSALNLQAGARSPLAGVFSALLVALFALFCAALIAHIPLPSMAASILLICWGLVDIAGVRALFRVSRSEFLVMLLTLLATLLMELQTAIYAGVLASLFFYLKRTSQPRVKFWKEGEEELLRVEGSIFFGACHYLQQIIQRSKGERVIIDAHHVNFIDYAGVEMLHQEARRLLAQDRSLILRRARPQVIEEIHKLEGAKQCPVQFED is encoded by the coding sequence ATGCAGCGACCCAACCGTCAAACGCTACTGCCTTTCCTCAGATGGCTGCCCAACACCAGTCGACGCAGCCTCGGCAATGATTTGCTGGTGGGTCTGAGCGGCGCCATCCTGGCCCTGCCGCAATCCATCGCCTATGCCTTGATCGCCGGCCTACCCGCGGAGTACGGCCTGTATGCGGCCATAGTGCCGGTGATCATCGCCTGCCTATGGGGCTCGTCCTGGCACCTGATCTGCGGGCCGACCGCAGCGATCTCCATCGTCTTGTTCACCAGCGTCAGCCCACTGGCGACGCCTGGCAGCGACGACTTTATTGCGCTGATCCTGTTGCTGACCTTTCTCGCTGGGCTGTTCCAGTGGCTGCTCGGTATGCTGCGCTTCGGCGCCCTGGTCAATTTCGTCTCGCACTCGGTGGTGCTCGGCTTCACCCTCGGCGCCGCGACTGTGATCGTCCTCGGTCAGTTGCCCAACCTGCTCGGCATCAGCATGCCCAGCCAGGCCACGGCACTGGCGACCCTGCTCAGCCTCGGCGAGCACTTGCTGGAAACCGACTGGCGCTCCCTGGCCCTGGCCCTATTCACCCTGGGCGTCAGCCTACTGGTGAGAAAACTCTGGCCACGCATGCCGGCCCTGCTGTTTGGCATAGTCGCCGGCAGCCTGGCCGTGCTGGCGTGGCCGGCCCAGCTCAGCGGCATCGCCCTGGTCAGTGCCTTCGACGGCCAACTGCCGCCGTTCCGCCCACTGACCTTCGAGCTGTCGAACATTCTCAAGCTGCTGCCCGCGGCAGTGGCCTGCGGCATGCTCGGCCTGGTCACCAGCCTGTCGATTGCCCGCGCCCTGGCCAGCAAATCCCAGCAGTTTCTCGACGCCAACCAGGAAGTCCGTGCCCAGGGTCTGTCCAACCTGATCGGCCCCTGGTTCTCCGCGTCACTCTCGGCCGGCTCCTTCACCCGCTCGGCACTGAACCTGCAGGCCGGAGCACGCTCGCCCCTGGCCGGGGTGTTTTCCGCATTGCTGGTGGCGTTGTTTGCCCTGTTTTGCGCCGCCCTGATCGCGCATATCCCGCTGCCGAGCATGGCCGCGAGCATCCTGCTGATCTGCTGGGGTCTGGTGGATATCGCCGGGGTACGCGCACTATTCCGGGTCAGCCGCTCGGAGTTCCTGGTGATGCTGCTGACCCTGCTCGCGACCCTGCTGATGGAGCTGCAAACCGCGATCTATGCCGGGGTGCTGGCATCGCTATTCTTCTACCTCAAGCGCACCTCGCAGCCGCGGGTGAAGTTCTGGAAGGAGGGCGAGGAGGAACTGTTGCGCGTGGAAGGCTCGATCTTTTTCGGTGCCTGCCACTACCTGCAACAGATCATCCAGCGCAGCAAAGGCGAGCGGGTGATCATCGATGCCCACCACGTCAACTTCATCGATTACGCCGGGGTGGAAATGCTTCACCAGGAAGCACGCCGCCTGCTGGCGCAAGACCGCAGCCTGATCCTGCGCCGCGCCCGACCGCAGGTGATCGAGGAAATTCATAAGCTGGAAGGCGCCAAGCAGTGCCCGGTGCAGTTCGAGGATTGA
- a CDS encoding L-threonylcarbamoyladenylate synthase, whose product MGSSWQVQQAARVVRQGGIIAYPTEAVWGLGCDPWNEIAVERLLALKERPMNKGLILVADCIEQFDFLLDDLPEIWQDRLASTWPGPNTWLVPHQQRLPEWITGEHSSVALRVSDHSLVRELCALTGPLVSTSANPAGRPAARTRLRVEQYFPRQLDKVLGGALGGRKNPSLIRDLITGDVIRPS is encoded by the coding sequence ATGGGCAGCAGTTGGCAGGTACAGCAGGCCGCGCGCGTGGTGCGTCAGGGCGGAATCATCGCTTACCCGACCGAGGCGGTATGGGGGCTGGGCTGCGACCCGTGGAACGAAATTGCGGTGGAGCGGCTCCTGGCGCTGAAAGAGCGGCCGATGAACAAGGGCCTGATCCTGGTGGCGGACTGCATTGAGCAGTTCGATTTTCTTCTCGACGATCTGCCGGAGATCTGGCAAGACCGCCTGGCCAGCACCTGGCCGGGCCCCAATACCTGGCTGGTGCCGCATCAGCAGCGCCTGCCCGAGTGGATCACCGGTGAGCACAGCAGCGTCGCTTTACGCGTCAGCGATCACTCGCTGGTGCGCGAACTCTGCGCCCTCACCGGCCCGCTGGTATCGACCTCGGCCAACCCGGCTGGACGTCCGGCGGCACGCACGCGCCTGCGGGTCGAGCAGTACTTTCCGCGGCAACTGGACAAGGTGCTCGGCGGCGCCCTGGGCGGGCGCAAGAACCCCAGCCTGATTCGCGACCTGATTACCGGCGATGTGATCAGGCCATCCTGA